From the Thermosynechococcus sp. genome, the window TGCTGTGCCATCCGCACCCCATCCACAGGAATCGCGGGGGGTTTGCCCAAAGCCCCCAGCACCACTTCATCCAACCAAGCCACCACTAGGGGAATGCCAATGGGAATTTCGCCAAGGGGGCCCGGCAGCCCAGTCATCGCGGCTAATCGTCCCAGAATGTCCGCCAGTGTTAGGTTTTGGTGACCGAGGATGTAGCGTTCACCCGTTTTGCCTTTTTCTAAAGCCAAAAGATGACCGATCGCCACGTCCCGCACATGGATCAGGTTCAACCCCGTGTTGACGTAAAAGGGCATCTGTCGCCGTAAAAAGCGCAGGATGATTTCACCAGTGGGGGTGGGCTTCGCATCCCAAGCACCAATGGGGGTACTAGGGTTGACAATGACAATCTCTTGGCCTTGGGAGATTGCCTGGTGAGCCACCTGCTCTGCCCAGTACTTGGAGCGCTTGTACTCGCTGATTAACTTGGCGGGGGGGCTTTGGTAGGCTTCGGTGGTGGGTTGGCCACTGGGATCAACACCAATGGCGGCGACGGAACTGGTGTAAACCGTGCGCTCAATACCAGCCTCACGGGCCGCGGCCAATACTCGACGGGTTCCTTCCACATTGACCGCGTATAGAAGGGAGCGATCGCGCCGCCACAGACTGTAATGGGCTGCAACATGGAAGAGCACTTGGCACCCCTGCATCAAGGTGACGAGGTCGCTAGTGCATAAATCCCCTTGCACCAGCTCCACATCCCATGCCTTGAGATGATCTGCCCGCTGCGGTTGTCGCACCAAGGCCCGGACGCGATACCCCCTTTCTGCAAGAACTTGCGCCACATGGGTACCGACAAAGCCACTGGCACCGGTGAGAAAGGCGGTGGTGCTCAATCTGCCGCTGCCTCCATGCTACCGGGGGGCAAGACCGCTGCTGTGACAATTGCATCATCCTCATCTAGCCGTTGCAGACGGACGCCCGTGGCCGATCGCGACTGTGAGGAAATGTCCATCACCTTTTGGCGAATGATGATGCCGCGACTGGTGACAATCATCAGTTCATCCTCAGCATTGACAATCCGCAGCGCCGCCAGTTGATCCTCATTACTTTTGGCTTTGAACTTGGTGGCGGTAATGCCCATGCCAGCGCGGTTTTGCAGCCGGAACTGTTGCACCGGTACCCGCTTGCCGTAGCCATTGGTGGTGATCACCAGTACCCAAGGGCCTTCACTGTGAGCGACTGTTTCCTCAGGATCGTCAATCTCGGCACTCTCATCCTCAGGGGTGGTGGCAAAACGGTTGGCGATCGCCGCCGGCAGAATATCCATCCCCACCAGCTCATCCCCCGGCCGCAGGCTCATGGATTTGACCCCCCGGGTGGCACGGCCAAGGGGGCGCAGTTGGTCGTGGCTGGCGCGAAAATGAATCGCCATGCCCTGGCGCGAGCCGATGATAATGGTGTCCTCTTCGCGGGTACGGCGCACCCACCGCAGTTGATCTCCCTCTTCAAGGGAAATGGCAATCAGGCCATTGGTGCGGATATTACTAAAGGCCGCCAGGGGTGTTTTCTTAATGAAGCCCTTACGGGTGAGCATCACGAGATACTCATCTTCACTAAACTCTTGGACAGCAATGACGGAGGTAATTTTTTCTTCGCGGGGAATGGGTAGCAGTTGGACAATCGGGGTGCCGCGGGCGTGGCGGGAGCCACTGGGAATTTGGTAGGCGGGCAAGGCATAGACTAAACCGCGATCGCTAAAGAAAAGAATGCGATCGTGATCATTACAGCTAAAGAAGTGCTCAACGGCATCATCCTCCTTAATCTCTGCCCCTTTGCGTCCCCGGCCATCGCGACTTTGGGCTTCAAAGGTATCCACCGGCATCCGTTTGATGTAGCCCTGCTGGGTAACGAGAATGACGGATTTATCGTTGGCAATTAAATCGGTGTCGCTAATTTCCCCATCCGCTTGCACAATTCGCGATCGCCGCGGCGTGGCAAACTTGGCCTTGAGTTCTGTGACTTCTTTTTCAATAATCTCCAGTACCCGCTGCCGATGGGCCAAAATATCCCGGTAATCGGCAATTTGCCGCTGCAGCTCCCCATGCTCCTGCTCAATTTTTTCCGCCTCTAGGGCGGTGAGGCGCCGCAGTTGCATCTGTAAAATGGCATCGGCTTGGGCCTCACTGAGGGCATAGGTTTGCATCAATTGCTGGCGAGCAAGCCCAGTGTCACTGGCGCTGCGAATGAGTTGAATCACGGCATCGAGATTGGCCAGGGCCACCAGCAATCCTTGGAGCAGGTGATCCCGTTCTTCGGCCTTGCGCAGGGCATAGCGGGTACGGCGGGCGATCGCCTCTTCGCGGAAACGAAGGAACACCTCTAAACTGCGCTTGAGGGTCAGCAGTTGTGGCTCGCCATTGACGATCGCCAGCATATTGGCGCCAAAATTGACCTGTAGCGGCGTTTGCTTGTAAAGATTGTTCAGCACCACGCGGGGGTAGGCATCCCGCTTGAGCTCAATCACCACCCGAATCCCATCGCGATCACTTTCGTCGCGCAGATCGGCAATGCCCTCAATTTTTTTCTCGTTGACCAACTCGGCAATTTTTTCCATCAGCGCTGCCTTGTTGGTTTGGTAGGGTAACTCCGTAATGATAATGGCCTCGCGGGGTTGGCGACCCGACGCTTCAAGGGTTTCAATCGTGGCCACGGCTCGCAGCGTAATCGAACCGCGACCGGTGGTGTAGGCCTCTTCAATCCCCCCTTGGCCGAGGATATGCCCCCCGGTGGGAAAATCAGGTCCCGGAATGTAGCGCATTAGCTCGCGATCGCTCATCTCAGGGTTATGGATTAAGGCCACCAGCCCATCCACCAGTTCTCCCAAGTTATGGGGCGGGATATTCGTGGCCATACCCACGGCAATGCCGGAGGTCCCATTGAGCAGCAGCTGGGGAATGCGTGCCGGTAAAACCAGGGGTTCCTGCTGTGAGCCATCAAAGTTATCCACAAAGTCAACGGTTTCCTGCTCAATGTCCTGCAACAGGGCTTCCGTGGCCAGGGCTTGCAGCCGACACTCGGTGTACCGCATCGCCGCCGGTGGATCGTTGTCAATGGAGCCAAAGTTGCCATGACCCTCAATGAGGGGGTGACGCATGGAGAAGTCCTGGGCCATCCGCACCAGGGCATCATAGACCGCCGAATCGCCGTGGGGGTGATATTTCCCTAGCACTTCCCCCACCACACGGGCACATTTGCGAAAGGGGCGATCGCTGGTCAGCCCCAACTCGTGCATTGCATAAAGAATACGGCGGTGTACGGGTTTGAGACCATCGCGGGCATCGGGAAGGGCACGCCCAACAATGACGCTCATGGCATATTCAAGGTAGGAGCGCGAAATTTCCTCCCGTAACTCAGTGGGAATGATCCGAGAAGAATCAGCAGCAAAGCTCATGGGTGGGTTCTACCAAGCAATTAATCTGGAAGCCTTG encodes:
- the hpnA gene encoding hopanoid-associated sugar epimerase; amino-acid sequence: MSTTAFLTGASGFVGTHVAQVLAERGYRVRALVRQPQRADHLKAWDVELVQGDLCTSDLVTLMQGCQVLFHVAAHYSLWRRDRSLLYAVNVEGTRRVLAAAREAGIERTVYTSSVAAIGVDPSGQPTTEAYQSPPAKLISEYKRSKYWAEQVAHQAISQGQEIVIVNPSTPIGAWDAKPTPTGEIILRFLRRQMPFYVNTGLNLIHVRDVAIGHLLALEKGKTGERYILGHQNLTLADILGRLAAMTGLPGPLGEIPIGIPLVVAWLDEVVLGALGKPPAIPVDGVRMAQQKMFYDARKAVAELGLPQTPIDEALREAVTWYRERGYCP
- the gyrA gene encoding DNA gyrase subunit A, which produces MSFAADSSRIIPTELREEISRSYLEYAMSVIVGRALPDARDGLKPVHRRILYAMHELGLTSDRPFRKCARVVGEVLGKYHPHGDSAVYDALVRMAQDFSMRHPLIEGHGNFGSIDNDPPAAMRYTECRLQALATEALLQDIEQETVDFVDNFDGSQQEPLVLPARIPQLLLNGTSGIAVGMATNIPPHNLGELVDGLVALIHNPEMSDRELMRYIPGPDFPTGGHILGQGGIEEAYTTGRGSITLRAVATIETLEASGRQPREAIIITELPYQTNKAALMEKIAELVNEKKIEGIADLRDESDRDGIRVVIELKRDAYPRVVLNNLYKQTPLQVNFGANMLAIVNGEPQLLTLKRSLEVFLRFREEAIARRTRYALRKAEERDHLLQGLLVALANLDAVIQLIRSASDTGLARQQLMQTYALSEAQADAILQMQLRRLTALEAEKIEQEHGELQRQIADYRDILAHRQRVLEIIEKEVTELKAKFATPRRSRIVQADGEISDTDLIANDKSVILVTQQGYIKRMPVDTFEAQSRDGRGRKGAEIKEDDAVEHFFSCNDHDRILFFSDRGLVYALPAYQIPSGSRHARGTPIVQLLPIPREEKITSVIAVQEFSEDEYLVMLTRKGFIKKTPLAAFSNIRTNGLIAISLEEGDQLRWVRRTREEDTIIIGSRQGMAIHFRASHDQLRPLGRATRGVKSMSLRPGDELVGMDILPAAIANRFATTPEDESAEIDDPEETVAHSEGPWVLVITTNGYGKRVPVQQFRLQNRAGMGITATKFKAKSNEDQLAALRIVNAEDELMIVTSRGIIIRQKVMDISSQSRSATGVRLQRLDEDDAIVTAAVLPPGSMEAAAD